A portion of the Cyanobium sp. PCC 7001 genome contains these proteins:
- a CDS encoding methyltransferase, producing MPPLSPEAILQTGLAFWASKTLLSAVELGLFSELANGPLPLEALMARLALHPRSARDFLDALVALGFLSRDASGYANTPDTALFLDRAKPTYVGGLLEMANHRLYPAWGHLSEALRSGEPQNELKSGGPGLFEVLYADPKALKEFLAAMSGISRGANQTIARTFPWQPYRTFVDVGTAQGDLAVQIALAQPHLRGIGFDLPPVEPVFTSYVESHGLGERLQFTAGDFFQQPLPSADVVLMGHILHDWDLPTKRMLIGKAYDALPPGGALVVYEAIIDDDRSRNAFGLLMSLNMLIETSGGFDYSGADCMGWMREAGFSSTRVEPLVGPDAMVIGVK from the coding sequence ATGCCACCGCTCAGCCCCGAAGCCATCCTCCAGACCGGCCTGGCGTTCTGGGCCTCGAAGACCCTCCTGAGTGCCGTGGAGCTGGGCCTGTTCAGCGAACTGGCGAACGGGCCGCTGCCGCTCGAGGCGCTGATGGCCCGGCTGGCCCTGCATCCCCGCTCCGCCCGCGACTTCCTCGATGCCCTGGTGGCCCTGGGCTTCCTCAGCCGCGACGCCTCGGGCTACGCCAACACCCCGGACACCGCCCTCTTCCTCGATCGCGCCAAGCCCACCTACGTGGGCGGCCTGCTGGAGATGGCCAACCACCGGCTCTATCCCGCCTGGGGCCACCTCAGCGAGGCACTGCGCAGCGGCGAGCCCCAGAACGAGCTGAAGAGCGGCGGCCCCGGCCTGTTCGAGGTGCTCTACGCCGATCCCAAGGCCCTGAAGGAATTCCTCGCCGCCATGTCGGGCATCAGCCGCGGCGCCAACCAGACGATCGCCCGCACCTTCCCCTGGCAGCCCTACCGCACCTTCGTGGATGTGGGCACCGCCCAGGGGGATCTGGCGGTGCAGATCGCCCTGGCCCAGCCGCACCTGCGTGGCATCGGCTTCGATCTACCGCCCGTGGAGCCGGTCTTCACCAGCTATGTGGAGAGTCACGGCCTCGGCGAACGGCTGCAGTTCACCGCCGGCGATTTCTTCCAGCAGCCTCTTCCCAGCGCCGATGTGGTGCTGATGGGCCACATCCTGCACGACTGGGACCTGCCCACCAAGCGCATGCTGATCGGCAAGGCCTATGACGCCCTGCCCCCCGGCGGTGCCCTGGTGGTGTACGAGGCGATCATCGACGACGACCGCTCCAGGAATGCGTTTGGCCTGCTGATGAGCCTCAACATGCTGATCGAAACCAGCGGTGGTTTCGATTACAGCGGCGCCGACTGCATGGGCTGGATGCGCGAGGCCGGCTTCTCCTCCACCCGGGTGGAGCCGCTGGTGGGACCCGATGCCATGGTGATCGGTGTGAAGTAG
- a CDS encoding bifunctional 2-polyprenyl-6-hydroxyphenol methylase/3-demethylubiquinol 3-O-methyltransferase UbiG, which translates to MAHHPGDPPTADQARFEEQILESWQRHAAAWTQAIREDRIESRRLVTNRAILEAVWSRAPRSALDLGCGEGWLTHRLAGHGIDALGTDAVPALIEAAKTRGKGRFQLASYDAIAKGAIQERFDVAIANFSLLGQQGVEDLFQAVPALLTPRGALIVQTMHPVLCRGDLPYADGWRPGSWDGIPGDFSDPAPWFFRTIASWIRLFVRNGFAITDIREPLHPNTFRPAAILFIGARISPLAPPHPPRQR; encoded by the coding sequence ATGGCCCACCACCCAGGCGATCCGCCCACGGCCGACCAGGCTCGTTTCGAAGAGCAGATCCTGGAAAGCTGGCAGCGCCACGCCGCCGCGTGGACGCAGGCGATCCGCGAGGATCGGATCGAGAGTCGCCGGTTGGTGACCAACAGGGCGATTCTGGAGGCGGTCTGGAGCCGGGCTCCCCGATCGGCCCTGGATCTGGGCTGTGGCGAGGGCTGGTTGACCCATCGCCTCGCCGGGCATGGGATCGATGCGCTCGGCACGGATGCGGTGCCGGCCCTGATCGAGGCCGCCAAGACCCGGGGGAAGGGCCGGTTTCAGCTGGCCTCCTATGACGCGATCGCCAAGGGCGCCATCCAAGAACGCTTCGATGTGGCCATCGCCAACTTTTCCCTGCTGGGCCAGCAGGGCGTGGAGGATCTCTTCCAGGCAGTTCCAGCGCTGCTCACCCCCCGCGGCGCCCTGATCGTGCAGACCATGCATCCGGTGCTGTGCCGCGGCGATCTCCCCTATGCCGATGGCTGGCGGCCGGGGTCCTGGGACGGAATCCCTGGCGATTTCAGCGATCCAGCACCGTGGTTCTTTCGAACCATCGCAAGCTGGATCAGGCTCTTCGTTCGCAACGGCTTCGCCATCACGGACATCAGGGAACCGCTCCATCCCAACACGTTCCGACCGGCGGCGATCCTCTTCATCGGCGCGCGGATCAGCCCCCTGGCCCCACCCCACCCACCGCGACAGCGATGA
- a CDS encoding isoprenylcysteine carboxylmethyltransferase family protein: MTPSPKSPPDRSPAPGQLLQRWGLTWAGWRDNRRGEWWLLAQVLLIAAHLLPPWPAPGAWGYAWPLPVAIGGAVLFLVGLVLALQGFLNLGPSLTPLPEPMPGAELVTSGAYARCRHPLYQAVLLCSLGVTLALGSLLHLGLLLALAAVLGGKARREERALAAVHPDYAAYRATTPAIIPRLPWLDWRTL, translated from the coding sequence TTGACCCCCTCGCCGAAATCCCCACCTGATCGCTCCCCCGCCCCAGGCCAGCTGCTGCAGCGCTGGGGCCTCACCTGGGCCGGCTGGCGCGACAACCGCCGCGGCGAGTGGTGGCTGCTGGCCCAGGTGCTGCTGATCGCCGCCCACCTGCTGCCCCCCTGGCCGGCGCCGGGGGCCTGGGGCTACGCCTGGCCCCTGCCCGTGGCCATCGGTGGCGCGGTGCTGTTCCTGGTGGGGCTGGTGCTGGCGCTCCAGGGCTTCCTGAACCTCGGCCCCAGCCTCACGCCCCTGCCCGAGCCGATGCCGGGCGCCGAGCTGGTGACCAGCGGCGCCTACGCCCGCTGCCGCCACCCCCTCTACCAGGCGGTGCTGCTCTGCTCCCTGGGGGTGACCCTGGCCCTGGGCAGCCTGCTGCACCTCGGCCTGCTGCTGGCCCTGGCGGCGGTGCTGGGCGGCAAGGCCCGCCGCGAGGAGCGCGCCCTGGCCGCCGTGCATCCCGACTACGCCGCTTACCGCGCCACCACGCCGGCGATCATTCCTCGTCTTCCCTGGCTCGACTGGCGAACGCTGTGA
- a CDS encoding alpha-amylase family glycosyl hydrolase, translated as MRTATLHAFNWRYQEIIDNLESIRSSGYGAILIPPPLYSDPDGDAWWQRYQPKDYRVLLSHLGGKRELEQLIAACHAGPEPIRVYADLVINHMANEARHDRLTFPGDAELERYRREPDRFERNRIYGDLSVGLFSPWDFNQAGEIEGHEWSDRGAVQYQNLSGLPDLQDSAWVLQQQHAMVSALVAMGFDGFRVDAIKHITERMVDNLADRPEVRDKFWFGEVLTGSDHDERIFLEPFLRETWMSAYDFPLFTTLREAFGFGGSLRALVDPAAVGNALSWHRAVTFVVTHDIPHNDGFRYLLLDPQDEHLAYAYVLGRDGGVPLIYSDHNESAYAEDRDRWLEAYKRPDLVAMLRFHNAVHGAPMAVLHESDTLLIFRRGDRGIVAINKAATEQWATFSTWGLTNPGRYQELIHGHALTLSGDRFSLYVPPRTAQMWLLAP; from the coding sequence ATGCGCACCGCAACGCTCCACGCCTTCAACTGGCGGTATCAGGAGATCATCGACAATCTGGAGTCGATCCGCAGCAGCGGCTACGGCGCGATTCTGATTCCGCCGCCGCTGTATTCCGATCCGGATGGAGACGCCTGGTGGCAGCGCTATCAGCCCAAGGACTACCGCGTGCTGCTGTCGCATCTCGGCGGCAAGCGGGAGCTTGAGCAGCTGATCGCGGCCTGCCATGCGGGCCCTGAGCCGATCCGGGTGTATGCGGATCTGGTGATCAACCACATGGCGAACGAAGCGCGCCACGACAGGCTGACCTTTCCGGGTGATGCGGAGCTGGAGCGCTACCGCCGGGAGCCCGATCGGTTCGAGCGCAATCGGATCTATGGCGATCTGAGCGTGGGCCTGTTCTCTCCCTGGGATTTCAACCAGGCCGGAGAGATCGAAGGCCATGAGTGGAGCGACCGCGGTGCCGTGCAGTATCAGAACCTCTCCGGCCTGCCCGATCTGCAGGATTCCGCCTGGGTGCTGCAGCAGCAGCACGCGATGGTGAGTGCGCTGGTGGCGATGGGCTTCGATGGCTTTCGGGTGGATGCCATCAAGCACATCACCGAGCGGATGGTGGACAACCTGGCCGACAGGCCCGAGGTGAGAGATAAGTTCTGGTTCGGGGAAGTGCTCACCGGCAGTGACCACGACGAGCGGATCTTTCTGGAGCCCTTCCTGCGGGAAACCTGGATGTCGGCCTACGACTTCCCGCTGTTCACCACGCTGCGGGAGGCGTTCGGCTTCGGCGGTTCCCTGCGGGCGCTTGTGGATCCTGCTGCTGTTGGCAATGCCCTGTCCTGGCACCGGGCTGTGACGTTCGTGGTGACGCACGACATCCCCCACAACGACGGCTTCCGCTACCTGCTGCTCGACCCGCAGGATGAGCACCTGGCCTATGCCTACGTGCTGGGCCGCGATGGAGGCGTGCCGCTGATCTATTCCGATCACAACGAATCCGCCTACGCGGAGGATCGTGATCGCTGGCTGGAGGCCTACAAGCGGCCGGATCTGGTGGCGATGCTCCGCTTCCACAACGCCGTGCACGGCGCGCCGATGGCGGTGCTCCATGAGAGCGACACGCTGCTGATCTTCCGCCGGGGCGATCGCGGCATCGTGGCGATCAACAAGGCCGCCACGGAGCAATGGGCGACGTTCAGCACCTGGGGGCTCACCAATCCGGGCCGGTACCAGGAGCTGATCCACGGCCATGCGCTCACCCTCTCGGGCGATCGCTTCAGCCTGTATGTGCCGCCACGCACCGCCCAGATGTGGTTGCTCGCGCCTTAG
- a CDS encoding four-carbon acid sugar kinase family protein — protein MKVVVLDDDPTGSQTVHGCPLLLRWDPATLRRGLAHPSPLLFVLANTRALAPAAAAERVADICRALRQAVAAEQADGRCHHWLIVSRGDSTLRSHFPLECDVIARELGGEGGGPPQGFDATFLAPTFLPGGRTTVNGVHRLNGEPVHTTAFARDGLFGYHSSDLAAWAEEKSGGRIPATSVERLGLAELDAASASAGGHRALCARLAALEGNRLVAVDAERPRQLAALGAAVRELTAPSASRRWGRPRWFLFQCAASLLNGLVELPPQPLDAAGLAALRREGPEGPLPGLVLVGSHVPLADAQLEELLKEPHCAAVELPVARLARVLEGPAPRELLASLERAWHEQLEACLAAGRTPVLHTSRGEVRCASAAERRRLGTALAALMARLAGALAPRLGYVISKGGITTQALLGEGLDLAAVELQGQLLPGLSLVLTPDGAAAARLPVLTFPGNLGEAGTLRQAFRLMERLPRPGGE, from the coding sequence ATGAAGGTTGTGGTGCTCGACGACGACCCCACCGGATCGCAGACGGTGCATGGCTGCCCGCTGCTGTTGCGCTGGGATCCGGCGACGCTGCGGCGGGGTCTGGCCCACCCCTCGCCCCTGCTGTTCGTGCTGGCCAACACCCGCGCCCTGGCACCGGCCGCGGCGGCGGAGCGGGTGGCTGACATCTGCCGGGCGTTGCGCCAGGCCGTGGCGGCGGAGCAGGCCGATGGCCGCTGCCACCACTGGTTGATCGTGAGCCGGGGCGACTCCACCCTGCGCAGCCACTTCCCGCTGGAGTGCGACGTGATCGCCAGGGAGCTGGGCGGTGAGGGCGGCGGGCCTCCGCAGGGGTTCGATGCCACGTTCCTGGCGCCCACGTTCCTGCCGGGGGGCCGCACCACCGTGAACGGCGTGCATCGGCTGAACGGGGAGCCGGTGCACACCACCGCCTTCGCCCGCGACGGGCTGTTCGGCTACCACAGCAGCGATCTGGCGGCCTGGGCGGAGGAGAAGAGCGGGGGCCGGATCCCGGCGACCAGCGTGGAGCGGCTGGGCCTGGCCGAGCTGGACGCGGCGTCGGCATCGGCCGGGGGCCACAGGGCGCTCTGCGCCCGGCTGGCGGCGCTGGAGGGCAACCGGCTGGTGGCGGTGGATGCGGAGCGGCCGCGGCAGCTGGCGGCCCTGGGAGCCGCGGTGCGGGAGCTCACGGCGCCATCCGCTTCCAGGCGCTGGGGCCGGCCGCGGTGGTTCCTGTTCCAGTGCGCCGCCAGCCTGCTCAACGGCCTGGTGGAGCTGCCCCCCCAGCCCCTCGATGCCGCCGGCCTGGCCGCCCTGCGGCGTGAAGGGCCCGAGGGCCCCCTGCCGGGGCTGGTGCTGGTGGGCTCCCATGTGCCCCTGGCCGATGCCCAGCTGGAGGAGCTGCTGAAGGAGCCGCACTGCGCGGCGGTGGAGCTGCCGGTGGCCCGGCTGGCTCGGGTGCTGGAGGGTCCGGCGCCGCGGGAGCTGCTGGCCTCGCTGGAGCGGGCCTGGCACGAGCAGCTGGAGGCCTGCCTGGCGGCCGGCCGTACGCCGGTGCTGCACACCAGCCGCGGCGAGGTGCGCTGCGCCAGCGCCGCCGAACGCAGGCGGCTGGGCACGGCCCTGGCCGCCCTGATGGCCCGGCTGGCCGGGGCCCTGGCGCCGCGGCTGGGCTACGTGATCAGCAAGGGGGGCATCACCACCCAGGCGCTGCTGGGCGAGGGGCTGGACCTGGCGGCCGTGGAGCTGCAGGGCCAGCTGCTGCCGGGCCTCTCTCTGGTGCTCACCCCTGACGGTGCCGCGGCGGCGCGGCTGCCGGTGCTCACCTTTCCGGGCAATCTCGGGGAGGCGGGCACGCTGCGGCAGGCGTTTAGGCTGATGGAGCGGCTTCCACGTCCCGGCGGGGAATGA
- a CDS encoding cation:proton antiporter — MTVPALLLEVGSHQLEVAETLISVGEFLVIFVAARILAELMVRIQLPTILGELVAGVLIGVSGLHLIVPPDTQAQLSAWGLSLLGSLSDLTPQAVQGLYEETFPNLQAVSEIGLYALLFLTGLESELDELVAVGAQATTVAVTGVVLPFALGTLGLYYLFAVPLIPAVFAGAAMTATSIGITASVFGELKFLKTREGQTVIGAAVLDDILGIVILAVVVSLAGGGGFSLGPILSLVVAAGVFVAAALFLSRTAAPAFDWMLDRLKAPGEVVVASFVVLSLSCFAAQAIGLEAALGAFAAGLILSGSKHNHAIQGTVQPLVALFATIFFVLIGTGMDLSVLNPLEPANREGLIIAAFLLTVAILGKVAAGWSYLSKEKTNRLVVGLGMMPRGEVGLIFLGLGSQAGLLSKPLEAAILLMVIGTTFLAPVLLRLVLGGQSGGPDLDPLAEIPT; from the coding sequence ATGACCGTGCCAGCCCTGTTGCTCGAAGTGGGCAGCCACCAGCTCGAGGTGGCCGAAACCCTGATCTCCGTCGGCGAATTCCTCGTGATCTTCGTGGCGGCGCGCATCCTGGCGGAGCTGATGGTGCGCATCCAGCTGCCCACGATCCTGGGGGAACTGGTGGCCGGCGTGCTGATCGGCGTGTCGGGCCTGCACCTGATCGTGCCTCCCGACACCCAGGCCCAGCTGAGCGCCTGGGGCCTGTCGCTGCTGGGGTCCCTCTCGGATCTCACCCCGCAGGCGGTGCAGGGGCTCTACGAGGAAACCTTCCCCAACCTGCAGGCGGTGTCGGAGATCGGGCTCTATGCCCTGCTCTTCCTCACCGGCCTCGAGAGCGAACTCGATGAGCTGGTGGCGGTGGGGGCCCAGGCCACCACGGTGGCGGTGACCGGGGTGGTGCTGCCCTTCGCCCTGGGCACCCTGGGGCTCTACTACCTCTTCGCTGTGCCGCTGATCCCGGCGGTGTTCGCCGGGGCGGCGATGACGGCCACCTCGATTGGCATCACCGCCAGCGTGTTCGGCGAGCTGAAGTTCCTCAAGACCCGCGAAGGGCAGACGGTGATCGGTGCCGCCGTGCTCGACGACATCCTCGGCATCGTGATCCTGGCGGTGGTGGTGAGCCTGGCGGGCGGCGGCGGCTTCAGCCTCGGCCCGATCCTCAGCCTGGTGGTGGCCGCCGGCGTGTTCGTGGCCGCGGCCCTGTTCCTGAGCCGCACCGCCGCCCCCGCCTTCGACTGGATGCTGGATCGGCTCAAGGCACCGGGAGAGGTGGTGGTGGCCTCGTTCGTGGTGCTGTCGCTCTCCTGCTTCGCCGCCCAGGCGATCGGCCTGGAGGCGGCCCTGGGGGCCTTCGCCGCCGGCCTGATCCTGAGCGGCTCCAAGCACAACCACGCCATCCAGGGCACGGTGCAGCCGCTGGTGGCCCTGTTCGCCACGATCTTCTTCGTGCTGATCGGCACCGGCATGGACCTCTCGGTGCTCAACCCGCTCGAGCCCGCCAACCGGGAGGGGCTGATCATCGCCGCCTTCCTGCTCACGGTGGCGATCCTGGGCAAGGTGGCCGCCGGCTGGAGCTACCTGAGCAAGGAGAAGACGAACCGGCTGGTGGTGGGTCTGGGGATGATGCCCCGCGGCGAGGTGGGTCTGATCTTCCTGGGCCTGGGCAGCCAGGCCGGCCTGCTGAGCAAGCCGCTGGAGGCGGCGATCCTGCTGATGGTGATCGGCACCACCTTCCTGGCTCCGGTGCTGCTCAGACTGGTGCTCGGCGGCCAATCCGGAGGACCTGACCTTGACCCCCTCGCCGAAATCCCCACCTGA
- a CDS encoding alpha/beta fold hydrolase — protein MPDQPTAPPTVLPTAQPWSHRGHSVHAVVAAPEQPQGPAVLLVHGFGASTDHWRYNIPALAASHEVHAVDLLGFGRSAKPVGLPYGGTLWRDQLMAYVAERIGRPTVLVGNSLGGFAALAAGAALGERAAGVVLLNAAGPFSDEQAPPRGWGAITRQTIGAALLRSPVLQRLLFENLRRPATIRRTLNQVYLDRTNVDDALVEAIRRPSLDPGAFGVFRTVFDIPRGQPLDELFAELGCPLLLLWGIRDPWINAPGRRAAFQRHAPAGTTEVVLEAGHCPHDEVPAQVNAALLQWLAGLNPPAAEPDPQAVPRPADDPLPAAASDRTAA, from the coding sequence GTGCCCGACCAGCCGACAGCCCCTCCGACGGTCCTGCCGACGGCCCAGCCCTGGAGCCACCGGGGCCACTCCGTGCACGCCGTGGTGGCGGCGCCGGAGCAGCCGCAGGGGCCGGCGGTGCTGCTGGTGCACGGCTTCGGCGCCTCCACCGACCACTGGCGCTACAACATTCCCGCCCTGGCCGCCAGCCATGAGGTGCATGCCGTGGATCTGCTGGGCTTCGGCCGCAGCGCCAAGCCGGTGGGGCTGCCCTACGGCGGCACCCTGTGGCGCGATCAGCTGATGGCCTACGTGGCCGAGCGCATCGGCCGGCCCACGGTGCTGGTGGGCAATTCCCTGGGAGGCTTCGCGGCCCTGGCGGCCGGAGCGGCCCTGGGGGAGCGGGCGGCCGGGGTGGTGCTGCTCAACGCAGCTGGACCCTTCAGCGATGAACAGGCGCCGCCCCGCGGCTGGGGGGCGATCACGCGGCAGACGATCGGCGCGGCCCTGCTCCGCAGCCCGGTGCTGCAGAGGCTGCTGTTCGAGAACCTGCGCCGGCCGGCCACGATCCGCCGCACCCTGAACCAGGTGTACCTGGACCGCACCAACGTGGATGACGCCCTGGTGGAGGCGATCCGGCGGCCCTCCCTCGATCCGGGTGCCTTCGGGGTGTTCCGCACCGTGTTCGACATCCCGCGCGGCCAGCCGCTCGATGAGCTGTTCGCCGAGCTGGGCTGCCCGCTGCTGCTGCTCTGGGGCATCCGTGACCCCTGGATCAACGCGCCCGGTCGCCGCGCCGCCTTCCAGCGCCATGCCCCGGCGGGCACCACCGAGGTGGTGCTGGAGGCGGGCCACTGCCCCCACGACGAGGTGCCCGCTCAGGTGAACGCTGCCCTGCTGCAGTGGCTGGCGGGGCTCAACCCGCCGGCTGCGGAGCCTGACCCCCAGGCGGTGCCACGCCCGGCAGACGACCCCTTGCCAGCTGCTGCTTCGGATCGAACTGCCGCTTGA
- a CDS encoding FAD-binding oxidoreductase — protein sequence MITPETRELPQLVQDLHERNLPWLPAGLGSRLDWGPPVHPSHTALSCARLNRILEHNPGDFTITVEAGTPLVAVQQALAHHGQWLPVDWPWGSGPAGEGSGSIGGLVARGQAGGYRQRYLGVRDQLIGIHLLRSDGVAARAGGKVVKNVAGYDLMRLLCGSWGSLALITAVTLRTQPIPPHRQGLRLHGSGTALADLSRWLLASSLSPERVDWERQTSAGPAGDPASGSLLVSLASISAETLQEQIACIEEKAGPNLACSRLGAEDLAVATTPGARGGSRNERDSAPAWLLRLGVRPDQVPALMATPALAGLELVLGAGSGLGYAWGSDAVPAHRVEALRRHCQAAGGMVTVLRQPAGCALPAWLDAPSRPLIEAVKRQFDPKQQLARGRLPGVAPPGGQAPQPAG from the coding sequence GTGATCACCCCCGAGACCCGCGAGCTACCGCAGCTGGTGCAGGACCTGCACGAGCGCAATCTGCCGTGGCTGCCCGCCGGGCTCGGCAGCCGGCTGGACTGGGGGCCGCCAGTGCATCCCTCCCACACGGCCCTGAGCTGCGCGCGGCTGAACCGGATCCTCGAGCACAACCCCGGTGACTTCACCATCACGGTGGAGGCCGGCACACCACTGGTGGCGGTGCAGCAGGCCCTCGCCCACCATGGGCAGTGGTTGCCCGTGGACTGGCCCTGGGGCAGCGGCCCGGCCGGCGAGGGGTCCGGCTCGATCGGCGGCCTGGTGGCCCGCGGCCAGGCCGGCGGCTACCGGCAGCGCTACCTGGGTGTGCGCGACCAGCTGATCGGCATTCACCTGCTGCGCAGCGACGGCGTGGCCGCCCGCGCCGGCGGCAAGGTGGTGAAGAACGTGGCCGGTTACGACCTGATGCGGCTGCTGTGCGGCAGCTGGGGCTCCCTCGCCCTGATCACCGCCGTGACCCTGCGCACCCAGCCGATCCCGCCCCACCGCCAGGGCCTGCGGCTCCACGGCAGCGGCACGGCCCTGGCCGACCTCAGCCGCTGGCTGCTGGCCTCCAGCCTCAGCCCGGAGCGCGTCGACTGGGAGCGCCAGACGAGCGCCGGCCCCGCAGGCGATCCAGCCAGCGGCAGCCTGCTGGTGAGCCTGGCCAGCATCAGCGCCGAGACCCTGCAGGAGCAGATCGCCTGCATCGAGGAGAAGGCCGGCCCGAACCTGGCCTGCAGCCGCCTGGGGGCGGAGGACCTGGCGGTGGCCACCACCCCGGGTGCCCGGGGCGGCTCCCGAAATGAGCGCGATTCCGCCCCGGCCTGGCTGTTGCGGCTCGGCGTGCGCCCCGATCAGGTGCCCGCCCTGATGGCCACACCGGCCCTGGCGGGTCTGGAGCTGGTGCTGGGCGCTGGCAGCGGCCTCGGTTACGCCTGGGGATCCGACGCCGTGCCCGCTCACCGGGTGGAAGCCCTGCGGCGCCACTGCCAGGCCGCCGGTGGGATGGTCACCGTGCTGCGCCAGCCGGCCGGCTGTGCCCTGCCGGCCTGGCTCGATGCCCCCTCACGGCCGCTGATCGAGGCCGTCAAGCGGCAGTTCGATCCGAAGCAGCAGCTGGCAAGGGGTCGTCTGCCGGGCGTGGCACCGCCTGGGGGTCAGGCTCCGCAGCCGGCGGGTTGA
- a CDS encoding APC family permease → MTSPAPGKLQQVLGLGFGLAGAVGGTIGAGILVTPGLVAAQLGAPWLILGAWLLGGLYAVLGALCVAELASSLPRAGGWYVYAERAFGLRAGGLVGWTDWVAHCIGLAWVATTTGELLALLLPAVTLPSQLISLLAIAAFGLIQWRGVKAGSASQELLSLAKAAAFLALVLACFLLPSGAGLSGAEAVLDPAVPGPAPPPLAWGGLSLALLAALQPVITTYDGWASPIYFSEEFTDPAQDLPRSLIGGVLAVLALYLLINGALLHVLTPAQLAGSALPAADAARLLAGAGGGLLITGVALVALLGLINTVVMAAPRILYGLSRDGLFPTTALAVNPGGTPTGALGLTLGLTAVLVLAGSFEHLLAMAAFLYVCLPLVGIAALVTLRLREPGLARPFHLPAYPLAPLLIALVSAAFLATALLQDTTNSLAALALAAVGLLIPRRDVEAAPSA, encoded by the coding sequence ATGACCTCCCCCGCCCCCGGCAAGCTGCAGCAGGTGCTGGGCCTGGGCTTCGGGCTGGCCGGCGCCGTGGGCGGCACCATCGGCGCCGGCATCCTCGTGACGCCCGGCCTGGTGGCGGCCCAGCTGGGCGCCCCCTGGCTGATCCTGGGCGCCTGGCTGCTGGGCGGGCTCTATGCCGTGCTCGGAGCCCTGTGCGTGGCGGAGCTGGCCAGCAGCCTGCCGAGGGCCGGCGGCTGGTATGTGTACGCCGAGCGGGCCTTCGGCCTGCGGGCCGGCGGCCTGGTGGGCTGGACCGACTGGGTGGCCCACTGCATCGGCCTGGCCTGGGTGGCCACCACCACCGGCGAGCTGCTGGCCCTGCTGCTGCCCGCCGTGACGCTGCCATCCCAGCTGATCAGCCTGCTGGCCATCGCCGCCTTCGGCCTGATCCAGTGGCGCGGTGTGAAGGCCGGCAGCGCCAGCCAGGAACTGCTCAGCCTGGCCAAGGCGGCCGCCTTCCTGGCCCTGGTGCTGGCCTGTTTCCTGCTGCCCAGCGGCGCCGGCCTCTCGGGCGCGGAGGCCGTGCTCGATCCCGCCGTGCCAGGGCCGGCGCCGCCGCCTCTGGCCTGGGGCGGCCTCAGCCTGGCCCTGCTGGCCGCCCTGCAGCCGGTGATCACCACCTACGACGGCTGGGCCAGCCCGATCTATTTCTCGGAGGAGTTCACCGATCCCGCCCAGGACCTGCCCCGCTCCCTGATCGGCGGCGTGTTGGCGGTGCTGGCGCTCTACCTGCTGATCAACGGCGCCCTGCTGCACGTGCTCACGCCCGCCCAGCTGGCGGGCTCCGCCTTGCCGGCGGCGGATGCCGCCCGGCTGCTGGCGGGCGCCGGCGGCGGGTTGCTGATCACCGGCGTGGCCCTGGTGGCCCTGCTGGGGCTGATCAACACCGTGGTGATGGCCGCCCCGCGCATCCTCTACGGCCTCAGCCGCGACGGCCTCTTCCCCACCACCGCCCTGGCGGTGAACCCGGGCGGCACCCCCACCGGCGCCCTCGGCCTCACCCTGGGCCTCACCGCCGTGCTGGTGCTGGCCGGCTCCTTCGAGCACCTGCTGGCCATGGCCGCCTTTCTCTACGTGTGCCTGCCCCTGGTGGGCATTGCGGCCCTGGTCACCCTGCGGCTGCGGGAGCCGGGGCTGGCCCGGCCGTTCCACCTGCCCGCCTACCCGCTGGCGCCGCTGCTGATCGCCCTGGTGTCGGCGGCCTTCCTGGCCACGGCCCTGCTGCAGGACACCACCAACAGCCTCGCCGCCCTCGCCCTGGCCGCCGTGGGCCTGCTCATTCCCCGCCGGGACGTGGAAGCCGCTCCATCAGCCTAA